The proteins below come from a single Melospiza georgiana isolate bMelGeo1 chromosome 4, bMelGeo1.pri, whole genome shotgun sequence genomic window:
- the MLC1 gene encoding membrane protein MLC1 isoform X2 — MTREEGYREEFSYDRMPTLERGKQENGNYIPDIKSSDLQLSKRLHPCFSYKTWIFSLLMGTCLLITSGFSLYLGNIFPSEMDYLRCAAGSILFVSTFAVTTTCLVWFGCKLVLNPSAININFNLILLILLEIFMATTVIISARSTEDCCTRKKNAAHDSAIVLSNVSFPARILKSYSVIEVIIGISSVFGGIIALNMDVLVSGPYLSVTFFWILVACFPSAIASHVAAEYPSKCLVEVLIAISSVTSPLLFTASAYLSFSIMQVVDIFKSYPPAVKQSYDVLLLLLMLMLLIQACLTIGTVIQCVNYKTKMKLQDSAWTPSQVKKQEYRTTEVSNNTLKDFDKDKAWKAVVVQMAQ, encoded by the exons ATGACCAGGGAAGAAGGTTACAGAGAAGAATTTAGCTATGACAGGATGCCAACTTTGGAGCGAGGAAAACAAGAGAATGGAAATTATATACCAGATATCAAATCCAGTGACCTTCAGCTGTCAAAGAGGCTGCATCCTTGCTTTAGTTACAAAACATGGATATTTTCTTTGCTGATGGGA ACTTGCCTCCTTATTACTTCTGGATTTTCACTATAtctgggaaatatttttccatctgaAATGGATTATTTACGTTGTGCAGCAGGTTCA ATTCTCTTTGTCTCCACATTTGCTGTTACAACGACAtgtttagtttggtttggatGCAAACTTGTCCTCAATCCATCAGCTATAAAT ATAAATTTCAACTTGATTCTACTTATTCTGCTGGAAATCTTCATGGCAACTACTGTGATCATTTCAGCTAGGTCTACTGAAGACTGCTGTACAAGAAAGAAA AATGCTGCACACGACAGTGCCATTGTTTTGAGCAATGTCAGCTTTCCTGCTCGAATTCTTAAGTCATACTCA GTAATTGAGGTGATTATTGGAATTTCATCAGTATTTGGTGGAATAATTGCTTTGAATATGGATGTTCTAGTCTCAGGTCCATACCTCTCAGTAACATTCTTTTGGATCTTAGTTGCT TGCTTTCCAAGTGCTATTGCAAGTCATGTAGCTGCTGAATATCCAAGTAAATGTCTG GTTGAGGTCCTGATTGCCATTAGCAGTGTTACCTCTCCTTTGTTGTTCACTGCTTCTGCATACTTATCCTTCAGTATCATGCAAGTTGTTGACATCTTTAAAAGTTATCCACCTGCTGTTAAA CAATCTTATGATGTACTCCTGTTGCTTCTGATGTTGATGCTGCTAATTCAGGCATGCCTTACTATTGGAACTGTAATACAGTGTGTGAATTACAAGACAAAAATGAAACTACAAGATTCAGCATGGACACCATCACAGGTTAAGAAACAGGAATACAGAACAACAGAG GTTTCCAATAATACCTTAAAGGATTTTGACAAAGATAAAGCTTGGAAAGCAGTTGTGGTGCAGATGGCTCAGTAG
- the MLC1 gene encoding membrane protein MLC1 isoform X1, whose amino-acid sequence MTREEGYREEFSYDRMPTLERGKQENGNYIPDIKSSDLQLSKRLHPCFSYKTWIFSLLMGTCLLITSGFSLYLGNIFPSEMDYLRCAAGSCIPSAVVSFAIARNKINVIPNFQILFVSTFAVTTTCLVWFGCKLVLNPSAININFNLILLILLEIFMATTVIISARSTEDCCTRKKNAAHDSAIVLSNVSFPARILKSYSVIEVIIGISSVFGGIIALNMDVLVSGPYLSVTFFWILVACFPSAIASHVAAEYPSKCLVEVLIAISSVTSPLLFTASAYLSFSIMQVVDIFKSYPPAVKQSYDVLLLLLMLMLLIQACLTIGTVIQCVNYKTKMKLQDSAWTPSQVKKQEYRTTEVSNNTLKDFDKDKAWKAVVVQMAQ is encoded by the exons ATGACCAGGGAAGAAGGTTACAGAGAAGAATTTAGCTATGACAGGATGCCAACTTTGGAGCGAGGAAAACAAGAGAATGGAAATTATATACCAGATATCAAATCCAGTGACCTTCAGCTGTCAAAGAGGCTGCATCCTTGCTTTAGTTACAAAACATGGATATTTTCTTTGCTGATGGGA ACTTGCCTCCTTATTACTTCTGGATTTTCACTATAtctgggaaatatttttccatctgaAATGGATTATTTACGTTGTGCAGCAGGTTCA TGTATTCCTTCAGCAGTTGTGAGCTTTGCTATAGCAAGGAATAAAATTAATGTG ATACCAAATTTTCAGATTCTCTTTGTCTCCACATTTGCTGTTACAACGACAtgtttagtttggtttggatGCAAACTTGTCCTCAATCCATCAGCTATAAAT ATAAATTTCAACTTGATTCTACTTATTCTGCTGGAAATCTTCATGGCAACTACTGTGATCATTTCAGCTAGGTCTACTGAAGACTGCTGTACAAGAAAGAAA AATGCTGCACACGACAGTGCCATTGTTTTGAGCAATGTCAGCTTTCCTGCTCGAATTCTTAAGTCATACTCA GTAATTGAGGTGATTATTGGAATTTCATCAGTATTTGGTGGAATAATTGCTTTGAATATGGATGTTCTAGTCTCAGGTCCATACCTCTCAGTAACATTCTTTTGGATCTTAGTTGCT TGCTTTCCAAGTGCTATTGCAAGTCATGTAGCTGCTGAATATCCAAGTAAATGTCTG GTTGAGGTCCTGATTGCCATTAGCAGTGTTACCTCTCCTTTGTTGTTCACTGCTTCTGCATACTTATCCTTCAGTATCATGCAAGTTGTTGACATCTTTAAAAGTTATCCACCTGCTGTTAAA CAATCTTATGATGTACTCCTGTTGCTTCTGATGTTGATGCTGCTAATTCAGGCATGCCTTACTATTGGAACTGTAATACAGTGTGTGAATTACAAGACAAAAATGAAACTACAAGATTCAGCATGGACACCATCACAGGTTAAGAAACAGGAATACAGAACAACAGAG GTTTCCAATAATACCTTAAAGGATTTTGACAAAGATAAAGCTTGGAAAGCAGTTGTGGTGCAGATGGCTCAGTAG